One genomic window of Punica granatum isolate Tunisia-2019 chromosome 1, ASM765513v2, whole genome shotgun sequence includes the following:
- the LOC116214113 gene encoding LOW QUALITY PROTEIN: WPP domain-associated protein (The sequence of the model RefSeq protein was modified relative to this genomic sequence to represent the inferred CDS: inserted 1 base in 1 codon; deleted 2 bases in 1 codon; substituted 1 base at 1 genomic stop codon), which yields MENPEDLERVRIMDNILDGLDSCMQDITDWLTVSRMVSDSVIKGMVGAVEQEAAGRIAQKESEISKLKERLLSYNLTTAEYGVXMSSKQTSIAGSTQSKSNLGLSVRSLEDDRFRDLLVSCKTEAGKQLTELKGLIHTIERRNSFDSINPGLKLALGKVPDRWIDIDSRVDGLQTMLDFFFNRVSNMVCLSRSSFSMWQEEKEFQAEVEAMVIAIYFRSLQDEFGERRNSCVCVNENIDFLKKKKGELSSLRQELDGLNKLLAAPDAGHITSHGSMEIGEECGNGGSGKVTDPLHLHRKLSGSHVFSCPLGEVNGQHEELTIAMSEDIDREEYFRLKKEYWKLRERGSSLLLKKDKDLDGLKRKIPEVILKLDEILEESDTVPSFSGDVEGFCNVKERLDALLLENGQLKDMLDNKKREIERLSAEVSDAGEKIFGYSPAEANLQEVIGKLKQEKEEVCIKATIREEVYQCFLRMLPTDISCIDDICTESDHRKVICENSCGEAVSDGQNSSESEIENLYFESVISQELMGFVFLQALKEAKEKFDCLSNECIYECIYEKVVRASFEEKALEKAELAQLEAVENQRLKEEMLQLAASVKQKERLAEEIGNQLARKRELLDQANQELEGLRDETRRKTVLLQRSXKKSEAIRSDLDQALGKIKLREKDSCMLNQKLDLAMEELNRTEEENKLLLLVCKKQMESVMEVSHGIMKSIAELENRAILDIKRNQSRLHLLGSELNCLTRDAKLLKLSYKQRLEKKCLDLEKAEKEVDLLGDEVENQLSLLEKIYIALDHYSPILKHYPGVMEILKLVKGELSGESLKRNDL from the exons ATGGAGAATCCTGAAGATTTGGAGCGTGTGAGGATTATGGACAACATCCTCGATGGTTTGGACTCGTGCATGCAAGATATCACTGATTGGCTTACGGTCTCGAGAATGGTGAGCGATTCAGTGATAAAAGGCATGGTGGGTGCTGTGGAGCAAGAGGCTGCCGGTAGGATTGCTCAGAAAGAATCAGAGATTAGTAAGTTGAAAGAGAGGTTGCTTTCTTACAACTTGACCACCGCTGAATATGGAGTT TGAATGTCTTCTAAGCAAACAAGTATAGCAGGAAGCACACAGTCTAAGTCAAATCTAGGCCTTTCAGTCAGGTCACTGGAGGATGACAGATTTAGGGATCTTCTGGTGAGTTGTAAAACTGAGGCTGGGAAGCAGTTGACTGAGCTCAAGGGACTAATACACACTATCGAGCGCAGAAATTCGTTTGACAGCATTAATCCGGGGTTAAAGTTGGCACTGGGGAAGGTTCCTGACAGATGGATTGATATCGATAGTAGAGTCGACGGTCTGCAGACGATGCTAGACTTTTTCTTCAATCGGGTGAGCAACATGGTTTGCTTGTCCAGGTCATCATTTTCCATGTGGCAGGAGGAGAAGGAGTTTCAAGCTGAAGTTGAGGCAATGGTTATCGCTATCTACTTTAGAAGTCTCCAGGATGAGTTTGGGGAGCGTCGAAATTCTTGTGTTTGTGTTAATGAAAATATCGATTTcctaaaaaagaagaagggagaACTTTCTAGTTTGCGACAAGAATTAGATGGTTTAAACAAACTACTTGCTGCTCCTGATGCTGGACATATAACTTCTCATGGATCCATGGAGATCGGTGAAGAATGTGGCAACGGTGGTAGCGGTAAAGTAACTgatcctcttcatcttcatcgcAAGCTATCAGGTAGTCATGTTTTTTCCTGTCCTCTTGGTGAAGTGAATGGCCAGCATGAGGAGTTGACAATTGCTATGTCTGAGGATATAGACCGTGAAGAATATTTTCGACTCAAGAAGGAGTACTGGAAGTTGAGGGAGCGGGGTTCTTCCTTGCTTTTGAAGAAGGATAAGGACCTTGATGGTTTAAAGAGAAAGATCCCGGAGGTCATCTTGAAGTTGGATGAGATTTTGGAGGAAAGTGACACCGTCCCTTCTTTCAGTGGTGATGTTGAAGGATTCTGCAATGTGAAGGAGAGACTAGACGCGCTTCTTTTAGAAAACGGCCAGCTCAAGGATATGCTTGACAACAAGAAGAGGGAGATTGAGCGTCTTTCTGCAGAGGTTTCTGATGCTGGTGAGAAAATATTTGGCTATTCACCGGCTGAGGCTAATCTGCAGGAGGTGATAGGAAAGCttaaacaagaaaaagaagaggtaTGCATCAAAGCCACAATTCGCGAGGAGGTATACCAGTGTTTTCTGCGAATGCTGCCAACTGATATAAGTTGCATTGATGATATTTGCACGGAGTCTGACCACAGAAAAGTGATTTGTGAAAATTCATGTGGAGAAGCCGTCTCTGATGGTCAAAATAGCAGTGAGTCCGAGATTGAAAATCTCTATTTTGAGTCTGTCATCTCGCAGGAGTTGATGGGGTTTGTATTTCTTCAGGCCCTGAAAGAAGCTAAGGAGAAATTTGATTGTTTGAGTAATGAATGTATCTATGAATGTATCTATGAAAAGGTCGTTCGAGCCTCTTTTGAAGAGAAAGCACTGGAGAAAGCAGAATTAGCACAATTGGAGGCTGTAGAGAACCAGAGGTTAAAAGAAGAGATGCTACAGCTGGCAGCATCAGTGAAACAAAAGGAAAGATTAGCAGAGGAAATAGGAAATCAATTGGCCAGAAAGAGGGAGCTGCTTGATCAAGCCAATCAAGAACTGGAAGGGTTAAGGGATGAAACAAGGCGAAAGACTGTTTTATTGCAGAGAT ATAAAAAATCAGAAGCGATAAGAAGTGATTTGGATCAAGCGTTGGGGAAAATTAAACTGCGTGAAAAGGACTCTTGCATGCTAAATCAGAAACTTGATTTGGCTATGGAAGAGTTGAACAGGACAGAGGAAGAAAACAAGCTGCTCCTGCTTGTGTGCAAGAAGCAAATGGAATCAGTTATGGAAGTTTCTCATGGGATAATGAAATCAATAGCCGAGTTAGAAAACAGAGCAATTTTAGATATTAAGAGGAATCAATCGAG GTTGCATTTGTTGGGATCCGAGCTGAATTGCCTCACTCGGGATGCTAAATTACTCAAATTGTCGTACAAGCAGAGACTTGAGAAGAAATGTTTGGATCTTGAAAAGGCAGAAAAGGAG GTTGATCTATTAGGAGATGAGGTGGAGAATCAATTGAGCTTGCTGGAGAAGATATATATTGCACTTGATCATTATTCCCCGATATTGAAACATTATCCCGGG GTTATGGAGATCCTGAAGCTAGTTAAGGGAGAGTTGAGTGGGGAGTCTCTGAAAAGGAACGACCTCTGA
- the LOC116192558 gene encoding kxDL motif-containing protein 1, whose protein sequence is MADETEKESMREASAEVSREFKTLIDLRDLDSLKQLQHLILGRLQDSNAVLSHFNEYSEHCFAEVSGDFSRNTRLLKSMKTDLDYIFQKLRSMKSKLVAIYPDAFVDDSKEEFIDRRPDLELSQ, encoded by the exons ATGGCGGATGAAACGGAGAAGGAATCCATGAGAGAGGCGTCGGCGGAGGTTTCTCGTGAGTTCAAAACCCTCATCGACCTCCGCGATCTCGATTCCCTCAAGCAACTGCAGCACCTCAT CTTGGGAAGGTTGCAGGACAGCAATGCGGTCCTCTCGCATTTCAACGAGTACTCCGAGCACTGCTTCGCTGAGGTCTCCGGTGATTTCTCGAGGAACACGCGCCTGTTGAAGTCTATGAAGACGGACCTCGATTACATATTCCAAAAGCTGAG GAGCATGAAATCAAAGCTTGTTGCTATCTACCCTGATGCATTCGTGGATGATTCAAAAGAGGAATTCATCGACCGTCGACCGGACCTTGAACTGTCACAATGA
- the LOC116192556 gene encoding probable mannitol dehydrogenase isoform X1, whose product MVVGVGQQEGQTQRAFGYAARDASGILSPFHFTRRSNGEDDITVKIHYCGVCHSDLHIIRDEHGISQYPIIPGHEIVGVVTQVGTNVDKFKAGDIAGVGSLVGSCGACDNCRDGLESYCPSPLYTCTMLEFEGQAKQYGGYSDIIVVNQHFAVCIPDGLYLPGCAPLLCAGITVYSPIRNLGLDQPGKHIGVVGLGGLGHLAVKFAKAFGAVVTVISSSEHKRMEATEQLGSDSFLVCHDSRQMQAAAGTMHGIIDTVSAHHPLKPLLDLLRTDGKLVMLGAPDLDKPAEIPLLPLLGRKYVTGSMAGGMKETQEMMDFAGKHNITANVEVIPMDYVNRAMDRLARGDVRYRFVIDIGSTLDQH is encoded by the exons ATGGTAGTTGGGGTGGGGCAACAAGAAGGGCAGACACAGAGAGCGTTCGGTTATGCAGCGCGGGACGCATCAGGAATCCTTTCTCCATTCCATTTCACTCGAAG GAGCAATGGAGAAGACGACATCACTGTTAAGATTCATTATTGCGGGGTTTGCCATTCCGATCTGCACATAATCAGGGACGAGCACGGTATTTCCCAGTATCCTATTATTCCCGG GCATGAGATAGTTGGCGTGGTAACTCAGGTAGGGACCAATGTAGATAAATTCAAGGCTGGGGACATAGCCGGGGTCGGGTCTCTGGTTGGCTCCTGTGGGGCCTGTGACAACTGCCGGGATGGCCTGGAGAGTTACTGCCCAAGTCCTCTCTACACCTGCACAATGCTCGAGTTCGAAGGTCAGGCCAAACAGTATGGCGGATATTCTGATATCATTGTCGTCAACCAACACTTTGCGGTTTGCATACCTGACGGCCTCTACCTCCCTGGATGTGCTCCGCTGCTTTGTGCTGGGATCACAGTCTACAGTCCCATCAGGAATCTCGGGCTCGACCAGCCAGGGAAGCATATTGGGGTGGTTGGACTAGGAGGGTTAGGGCACTTGGCTGTGAAGTTTGCGAAGGCATTCGGGGCTGTGGTGACCGTGATAAGCTCCTCCGAGCACAAGAGAATGGAAGCAACCGAGCAGCTTGGATCTGACTCCTTCCTAGTCTGTCACGACTCAAGGCAGATGCAG GCTGCTGCAGGCACGATGCATGGGATTATAGACACGGTGAGCGCGCACCATCCCTTGAAGCCATTGCTCGATCTACTGAGGACTGATGGGAAGTTAGTGATGCTGGGCGCTCCTGATCTTGATAAACCTGCCGAAATCCCTCTCTTGCCATTGCTCG GTAGAAAGTACGTGACTGGGAGCATGGCAGGAGGAATGAAGGAGACGCAAGAGATGATGGATTTCGCAGGGAAGCACAATATCACGGCTAATGTCGAGGTCATCCCGATGGATTATGTGAACAGAGCTATGGACCGGCTTGCCAGGGGAGATGTCCGGTACCGATTTGTCATCGACATTGGGAGCACCCTTGATCAACATTAG
- the LOC116193090 gene encoding nuclear transcription factor Y subunit A-7-like isoform X2, protein MTVPNVQYATPPPLAAGPAMVPPAYPYPDPYYRSIFAPAPYDAQSYPPQQAYNPQPMVHLQLMGIQQAGVPLPSDAVEEPVFVNAKQYHGIMRRRQIRAKAELENKALKSRKPYLHESRHLHALRRARGCGGRFVNSKKNEGKQNEVGTGEKSQQNINLNNADKKDISASAGKS, encoded by the exons ATGACAGTTCCAAACGTACAATATGCAACACCTCCACCGCTTGCTGCTGGACCTGCTATG GTCCCTCCAGCTTACCCTTATCCAGATCCTTATTACAGAAGTATCTTTGCTCCGGCTCCCTATGATGCACAGTCCTATCCACCGCAACAGGCCTACAATCCTCAACCAATG GTCCATCTTCAGTTGATGGGAATTCAGCAAGCTGGAGTTCCACTACCTTCAGATGCAGTTGAGGAACCCGTGTTCGTCAATGCAAAACAATATCATGGCATCATGCGACGTCGCCAGATTCGTGCAAAAGCTGAGTTGGAAAACAAAGCTCTTAAATCTCGGAAG CCATACTTGCACGAATCTCGTCATTTGCATGCATTGAGACGAGCTAGAGGATGTGGAGGCCGATTTGTGAACTCAAAGAAGAACGAAGGCAAACAGAACGAGGTGGGAACGGGCGAGAAATCACAGCAGAACATCAATCTCAACAATGCAGATAAAAAAGATATCTCAGCGTCGGCTGGAAAATCCTGA
- the LOC116193090 gene encoding nuclear transcription factor Y subunit A-7-like isoform X1, translating into MTSSGHDPSDNSEADEQQEHLESHVQSSAATGLPHPGMTVPNVQYATPPPLAAGPAMVPPAYPYPDPYYRSIFAPAPYDAQSYPPQQAYNPQPMVHLQLMGIQQAGVPLPSDAVEEPVFVNAKQYHGIMRRRQIRAKAELENKALKSRKPYLHESRHLHALRRARGCGGRFVNSKKNEGKQNEVGTGEKSQQNINLNNADKKDISASAGKS; encoded by the exons ATGACTTCGTCTGGGCACGACCCTTCAG ATAATAGTGAAGCTGATGAACAGCAAGAGCATTTGGAATCACATGTTCAATCTTCAGCTGCAACTGGGTTGCCCCATCCTGGCATGACAGTTCCAAACGTACAATATGCAACACCTCCACCGCTTGCTGCTGGACCTGCTATG GTCCCTCCAGCTTACCCTTATCCAGATCCTTATTACAGAAGTATCTTTGCTCCGGCTCCCTATGATGCACAGTCCTATCCACCGCAACAGGCCTACAATCCTCAACCAATG GTCCATCTTCAGTTGATGGGAATTCAGCAAGCTGGAGTTCCACTACCTTCAGATGCAGTTGAGGAACCCGTGTTCGTCAATGCAAAACAATATCATGGCATCATGCGACGTCGCCAGATTCGTGCAAAAGCTGAGTTGGAAAACAAAGCTCTTAAATCTCGGAAG CCATACTTGCACGAATCTCGTCATTTGCATGCATTGAGACGAGCTAGAGGATGTGGAGGCCGATTTGTGAACTCAAAGAAGAACGAAGGCAAACAGAACGAGGTGGGAACGGGCGAGAAATCACAGCAGAACATCAATCTCAACAATGCAGATAAAAAAGATATCTCAGCGTCGGCTGGAAAATCCTGA
- the LOC116192557 gene encoding mRNA decay activator protein ZFP36L2 gives MWGCRGCGGLVAAALLLLMAADDVKRHVLGSARELRPSDHGLAYQGSPPAGQQSPPEMVTFFGASSSSSPSSASAPHPPSVALPRAMNSSDAALWSQQQQPEQQQQEKPPSSSSRSRSSDRAMKEGLLIGSLVCGISGVALLAASAFIFLFFTAKKPNSPLPPTSSASAAHPPSPPHDHNNAVSCVPPAT, from the coding sequence ATGTGGGGTTGTAGAGGTTGTGGAGGACTCGTGGCGGCAGCTTTGCTGCTGTTGATGGCTGCTGATGATGTCAAGCGCCATGTGCTGGGCAGCGCTAGGGAGCTGAGGCCGTCCGACCACGGGCTGGCTTATCAAGGCAGTCCGCCTGCAGGTCAGCAGTCTCCCCCTGAAATGGTCACATTCTTTGGGgcgtcgtcttcttcttcaccgTCATCTGCTTCGGCTCCTCACCCGCCCAGCGTGGCACTCCCTCGGGCCATGAACTCGAGTGACGCTGCACTGTGGTCGCAGCAGCAGCAACcggagcagcagcagcaggagAAACCACCTTCGTCGTCGTCAAGATCGAGATCATCGGATCGGGCGATGAAGGAGGGGCTGCTGATCGGCAGCCTGGTATGCGGAATCTCCGGGGTGGCTTTACTGGCGGCCTCTGCGttcatcttcctcttcttcactgCCAAGAAGCCGAATTCGCCCCTTCCTCCTACCTCCTCTGCCTCCGCCGCTCatcctccttctcctcctcatgATCATAACAATGCAGTTTCATGTGTTCCCCCAGCCACCTAA
- the LOC116192462 gene encoding serine/threonine-protein phosphatase 6 regulatory subunit 2, which produces MFWRMAGLSTASPVETILDKENFTLEELLDEDEIIQECKALNGRLINFLREKPQVEQLVRYIVEEAPEDADTRRTLKFPFISCEIFTCEVDIILKTLVEDEELMNLLFSFVNPKRSHGTLLAGYFSKVVICLLLRKTVPLMQYIQAHQEIIRQLVELIGITSIMEVLIRLFGVDEHMYANYMEAMRWIEDSDVLEMIVSKFSSSDCPEVHSNSAETLCAIARFAPPGLAAKVSSPSFIERLFLHALEDSRPKSVLVNLLSVCISLLDPKRLPAGAYMYSRQLTPASTVTALPGTVDGMLQKLGDLLKLLEFSSSESVLPTTYGKLQPPLGKHRLKIVEFVSVLLTVGGEAAEKELINLGAVQRILCLFFDYPYNNFLHHHVDNILLSCLESKNASLIEHLLRDCALVGKILEAEKNCSLAANPDKPTLPAEGRQPPRIGNIGHLTRVSNKVIQMGSSNNEIQAYLQENNEWNDWQANVLSKRNAVENVYQWTCGRPTALQDRTRDSDDDDYQDRDYDVAALANNLSQAFRYGIYSNEDVDEAHGSLERDDEDVYFDDESAEVVISSLRLGDDHEGESLFTNSNWFAFEDDKAANEQQLAGSQTQPSSSPVSNPDPSTGGEDGGNPVDAEASLSVPDTRKEGPPEEETGGQSETEKPVEWIEWRENSDFVNQVDAAEQSPTKVPNGEVEVAPGHDSHDQEPNAPESGPSPSTTESPSVPDDGSAVSGSSAVSEPLDEGKPGPGPVADSEVGKVAEKSTDEEDAHQEDKKDEEKATAAVAAAAAN; this is translated from the exons ATGTTTTGGCGTATGGCGGGATTGTCCACCGCTTCTCCG GTGGAGACAATATTGGATAAGGAAAATTTTACCTTGGAAGAGCTTCTGGATGAGGATGAAATAATTCAAGAGTGTAAAGCTCTTAATGGGCGTCTCATTAATTT TTTGAGAGAAAAACCACAAGTTGAACAACTTGTGCGGTATATTGTGGAGGAAGCACCTgaggatgcagatacaaggaGAACTCTCAA GTTCCCTTTCATTTCCTGTGAGATATTTACTTGTGAAGTTGATATCATACTCAAAACATTGGTAGAGGATGAGGAG TTGATGAacttgttgttttcttttgtgaaTCCGAAACGTTCTCATGGCACACTGCTGGCTGGCTACTTCAGCAAG GTTGTAATATGCCTATTGCTTCGAAAGACAGTTCCTCTCATGCAATATATTCAA GCTCATCAAGAAATAATCAGGCAGTTAGTTGAACTTATCGGGATTACATCAATTATGGAG GTATTAATACGGCTGTTTGGTGTTGATGAACATATGTATGCTAACTACATGGAAGCAATGCGCTGGATAGAAGATAGTGATGTTTTGGAGATGATTGTGAGCAAGTTCAGCTCTTCA GACTGTCCAGAAGTCCATTCTAACTCTGCTGAAACACTATGTGCAATAGCAAGATTTGCTCCTCCAGGTCTTGCTGCAAAGGTCTCCAGCCCTAG TTTTATTGAGAGACTATTTTTACATGCACTGGAAGACTCCAGGCCAAAATCAGTTCTGGTAAATTTGTTGTCAGTATGCATCTCTCTGTTAGATCCCAAAAGGTTACCGGCGGGGGCATATATGTACAGCCGCCAATTGACTCCTGCATCAACAGTAACTGCTCTTCCTGGGACAGTTGATGGCATGTTACAGAAACTTG GTGACCTACTAAAGCTTCTGGAGTTTTCATCCTCAGAGAGTGTTTTACCAACAACCTATGGCAAGTTGCAACCCCCTCTTGGAAAGCATCGCTTGAAG ATTGTGGAGTTTGTTTCGGTTTTACTCACGGTTGGAGGCGAAGCTGCTGAGAAGGAATTGATTAATCTTGGAGCAGTACAGAGAATATTGTGCCTGTTTTTTGA TTATCCATACAACAActttttgcaccatcatgtggATAACATATTGTTATCATGCCTGGAGAGCAAGAACGCTTCTCTCATTGAGCATCTTCTCCGTGATTGTGCTCTCGTTGGAAAAATACTTGAAGCAGAGAAGAACTGCAGCTTGGCAGCTAATCCAGACAAG CCAACCCTTCCGGCCGAAGGCAGGCAACCACCCCGGATAGGAAATATTGGGCACTTAACACGTGTATCCAACAAGGTTATCCAGATGGGGAGTAGCAATAATGAAATTCAGGCATATTTACAG GAAAACAATGAGTGGAATGATTGGCAAGCAAATGTTCTCTCAAAGCGTAATGCGGTAGAAAATGTATACCAGTGGACCTGTGG ACGTCCAACTGCACTTCAGGACCGGACTAGAGatagtgatgatgatgattaccAAGACAGAGATTATGATGTGGCAGCCCTAGCAAATAATTTGAGCCAGGCATTTCGATATGGCATTTACAGCAATGAGGATGTTGATGAG GCTCACGGCTCATTGGAGAGGGATGACGAG gatgtctactttgatgatgaATCTGCTGAAGTTGTTATTTCCTCATTACGCCTTGGAGATGACCATGAAGG AGAATCTCTGTTTACAAACTCCAACTGGTTTGCATTCGAGGATGACAAAGCTGCCAACGAGCAGCAGCTAGCTGGCTCGCAGACACAGCCTTCTTCATCACCTGTCAGCAACCCTGACCCAAGCACTGGTGGAGAGGATGGTGGAAATCCAGTGGATGCCGAGGCATCTTTATCAGTTCCTGATACGAGAAAAGAAGGCCCTCCAGAAGAAGAGACTGGTGGGCAGAGTGAAACTGAGAAGCCAGTTGAGTGGATTGAGTGGCGGGAGAATTCTGACTTCGTCAACCAAGTTGATGCTGCCGAACAGTCCCCTACTAAAGTACCTAATGGTGAAGTAGAAGTGGCACCAGGTCACGACAGTCATGACCAAGAACCAAATGCACCCGAATCTGGGCCTTCTCCTTCCACCACTGAATCGCCTTCAGTACCAGATGATGGAAGTGCCGTCTCTGGTTCTTCTGCAGTGTCCGAACCATTGGATGAGGGCAAGCCGGGTCCTGGTCCCGTGGCTGATTCTGAGGTTGGAAAGGTGGCGGAAAAATCAACAGATGAAGAAGATGCTCATCAGGAAGACAAaaaagatgaagagaaggCAACGGCGGCGGTGGCAGCAGCAGCGGCAAACTGA
- the LOC116192556 gene encoding probable mannitol dehydrogenase isoform X2 produces MSNGEDDITVKIHYCGVCHSDLHIIRDEHGISQYPIIPGHEIVGVVTQVGTNVDKFKAGDIAGVGSLVGSCGACDNCRDGLESYCPSPLYTCTMLEFEGQAKQYGGYSDIIVVNQHFAVCIPDGLYLPGCAPLLCAGITVYSPIRNLGLDQPGKHIGVVGLGGLGHLAVKFAKAFGAVVTVISSSEHKRMEATEQLGSDSFLVCHDSRQMQAAAGTMHGIIDTVSAHHPLKPLLDLLRTDGKLVMLGAPDLDKPAEIPLLPLLGRKYVTGSMAGGMKETQEMMDFAGKHNITANVEVIPMDYVNRAMDRLARGDVRYRFVIDIGSTLDQH; encoded by the exons AT GAGCAATGGAGAAGACGACATCACTGTTAAGATTCATTATTGCGGGGTTTGCCATTCCGATCTGCACATAATCAGGGACGAGCACGGTATTTCCCAGTATCCTATTATTCCCGG GCATGAGATAGTTGGCGTGGTAACTCAGGTAGGGACCAATGTAGATAAATTCAAGGCTGGGGACATAGCCGGGGTCGGGTCTCTGGTTGGCTCCTGTGGGGCCTGTGACAACTGCCGGGATGGCCTGGAGAGTTACTGCCCAAGTCCTCTCTACACCTGCACAATGCTCGAGTTCGAAGGTCAGGCCAAACAGTATGGCGGATATTCTGATATCATTGTCGTCAACCAACACTTTGCGGTTTGCATACCTGACGGCCTCTACCTCCCTGGATGTGCTCCGCTGCTTTGTGCTGGGATCACAGTCTACAGTCCCATCAGGAATCTCGGGCTCGACCAGCCAGGGAAGCATATTGGGGTGGTTGGACTAGGAGGGTTAGGGCACTTGGCTGTGAAGTTTGCGAAGGCATTCGGGGCTGTGGTGACCGTGATAAGCTCCTCCGAGCACAAGAGAATGGAAGCAACCGAGCAGCTTGGATCTGACTCCTTCCTAGTCTGTCACGACTCAAGGCAGATGCAG GCTGCTGCAGGCACGATGCATGGGATTATAGACACGGTGAGCGCGCACCATCCCTTGAAGCCATTGCTCGATCTACTGAGGACTGATGGGAAGTTAGTGATGCTGGGCGCTCCTGATCTTGATAAACCTGCCGAAATCCCTCTCTTGCCATTGCTCG GTAGAAAGTACGTGACTGGGAGCATGGCAGGAGGAATGAAGGAGACGCAAGAGATGATGGATTTCGCAGGGAAGCACAATATCACGGCTAATGTCGAGGTCATCCCGATGGATTATGTGAACAGAGCTATGGACCGGCTTGCCAGGGGAGATGTCCGGTACCGATTTGTCATCGACATTGGGAGCACCCTTGATCAACATTAG